CAATGGAAACTACACCGCGAACAGTACCTATGAGAGAAACCTCAACCACCTCCTCTCCTCCCTCTCCTCCAACACTTCCTAGCTTCTTGTTTAAAATTCCACtctttaatattttgtaattctaccttactaaaataaaattctgtgttgatatatatatatatatatatttcaaatataaCATATCATAAGACAATGGTAACTAATAATTTGTTTCTCTAAATTTACAATTTACAATCCACACTAGTAGGTGtcttagagaaataaaagcCTAAAACTTCATGGCTAATTTTCCCAAGCAGAATTCTTAATTCATCTCTTAATGCCCAGAAGAGGCTCCTCTggaatccttgaaaacttcaagGAATGTGAATCATCCTCCACaattttctttgggttttgCCCTTGCCTAAATGATAACCAATATATAATCAGATAAATCTCAGATTAGCTCTATGCACTAAACAGATGGTGCATGAGTTGTCAACCCGGGCTTTCAACTCATCAGGCAGTTTTAGAAAACCATGAGCAAATCCCCATATACATCATGTTAGAAATGCACCCCCTTTGTTTATGGGGAAGGAAATGATTGTTCTCAAAAGCACCAACGAGCCAAAACCAACGGACTTTTacacccaagaaaaaaaatgaagaggaaatAGTAACGGAGAGGAGATGTTATTTTACCTCTGAAGAGCTTCTTTGAGAAGGAAGTTGAGACGGGCTAAGATCGATCGGCGCTAGAAGTGGAGAGCTCGGTCAGTGGTGGAGACGGCGCCGGAAAAAGGGGGAATTCTGCCTGAAATAGGGGAGGTCGCCGTCGGAAAAGGCAGGAGATCGGGCCGAAAAATGGAGACAAAGTTCTGCCGGAAATAGGAGAGCTCGGTCGCCGCCGGAAAGGGGATGAGATTGGCCAGAAAATGGGGGCAACGTTCTGCCGGAAATAGGGGAGCTCGGTTGCCGCCGGAAAAGGGAAGTGATCGGCCGGAAAATGGGGGCAAAGCGCCGGAAAAGCTGAAGATCGGCCGGAAATAAGGGAGCTTGGTTGCCGCTGGAAAGGGGAATATCCTCGGCCGGAAAATGGGGGCAAAGCGGAAAATGGGGAAGGAGATTTTTGAGGAAAAGAGAAATGGgagaaaatttggggggaaaatgtgcTAATGGCGCAAATTATTTCAATATCTTGAGTCTTTCCCATTTgagttcaaaatttttaacttcGTTGTTAGTGCCACGCTGGAAAAAGACAGACATGAGACAGACAAAAGGCTCacgtttagcatttctcttatccTGATCATCAAATTGGATGCAAAATGCGTCATAAACATGTATTATATACTGTTTGGCAATGAATGTAGTCAAAAGTATGACGGATATATAACACGTGTTTGATAGATATTGTTTTGTCAAAACAATGATGGTATTGAAGTTCAACCGGCCATCACTTTTAAATTGAATAACTTTTCTGTCAGGATGATAATTAGTGAGATGCTGACACAAACCGCTGTACTCTTCAAGTACAATTCACAACTTGTAAGGAAAGGTGTCTAACAGCTTTTATACATATAGTTAATAATATGCTTAAATCATGTGAAATACTTAAAATCATATGCGTTAAATTCTTACTATACAAGAGATCAAAGTGATCATATTTGATCATATTTTGGAAGATTCATAAAAAGagatttattttgataaaattcacTTACAAGAATCACTTTCTCCTACATACTCCATGCATCCGGCCAACACTTGACCATATGGGTTTTACAATATTCTCACTTATTACCAAACCTCCTGGTGTGCCATCTTGATTAGAACATAGcaaataacccaaaaaaaaaagaaaaaaaaagaaaagaaagaggttGTCATCATTTCACACGACAACTTCTCCAAGTGggctattttttaaatatatattcatgCCTTCGgcttttctttggttttcttttaGGACGAAGGTGGGGTTGGTTTCACACCTGCACAATTTCTGATTGTAAAACTATTTAcaaattatgataaatttgaaattcaGAATACTTTATTGAGACGGATTTGTGGCCTTTGCAGGGAAGAAGAGTAACTCATCTCGAACTATCATTATAGTTGTGGCGGTCGTTGTTTTTGTAGTCTTAGTAATCTGTATCTACCTCTGTATCCATTTAAGAGTGAAAAAGCGAAGGAAGAAAGTTGAAAGTAAGTTAAAAATTAATGGGTTTCTCGTCCTATTTATACTAAGGATTTtgattctataatatataaaaatgattttcaagGTACAAATTTTGCCAATGTCTAATTTAAATGTATTAACTTGTTCCTCATGTGAAGTTGTGGATGAAATAATTAGTGCTGAATCATTGCAATTCGACTTTGCTACAATTAGAGTTGCTACAGAGAATTTTTCAGATGCAAATAAGCTTGGGCCAGGTGGATTTGGTGCTGTTTACAAGGTAATTTGatatcatataattatataataaatcattctttaatCTTGGATTCTTAAGggttacatataatatattcaATATGCTTTTCTTCAGGGTATGCTCTCGAATGGACAAGAAATAGCCGTGAAAAAGGTTGTCTAGTGTTTCCGGACAAGGTGATCAAGAATTTAAGAATGAGGTCTTGCTAATGGCTAAGCTTCAACACCGTAATTTAGTCAGGCTCTTAGGTTTTTGCttggaaggaaatgaaaagcTTCTCATCTATGAGCTCATGCCTAATGCAAGCCTCGATTACTTTCTTTTTGGTATGTTTAAAATACTTTTGCTTAGATGTTGGATTCTACTCAtaatgtgtttttattttagattgaaTTTCTTGTTGAACACAATTGGATATCTCTTTATTGTTCAATAGATTGATAAATTTGAATGAATATATAGATCCAATCAAACGTTTGCATCTGGATTGGGAGAAGCGTTACAAAATCATAGTAGGCATTGCTCGAGGGCTTCTTTATTTTCACGAAAATTCTCAATTTCGTATTATTCATCGTGATCTCAAAACTAGCAACGTTTTACTAGATTCAGAGATGAATCCCAAAATTGCGGATTTTGGCATGGCAAGATTGTTTGTGCTAGATCAAACTCATAGAAATACGAGAAGAATCGTTGGAACTTAGTAAGTATCCTAAcaaaatcaatacaaaattaacaattagATTGCATGCTTCGTATTATCTGTCATATGAGTAACTTATGTTTTGTTGGAAGATAGAAAGCCTATCAAATGTCTTATTCTCCTATAACTAGCTAGAATCAATTAAGAGAATTTGccaaagagtaatgttatttttcacattaattTCAAACCAGCTGACTTGGCTTGTTTTAAatggttttcattttgtttatcTTAAGTAGCTAAACATGaaaaaccaattaaaaattTTGTAACATATCTATTGCCattcaaataacaatgctattACTGATGTCCTCATGCAGTTGATATATGGCTCCAGAATACGCAATGCATGGACACTTTTCAATAAAATCTGTTGTCTTTAGCTTCGGTGTATTAGTTCTAGAGATGGTGTCTGGGCAGAAAAATAGTTATTTCCGTATAGAGAAAAATTTAGAAGATCTTCTTAGCTATGTAAGTACGCTTAATTATCTTTGGGTAAATCTTCCTTTTGCCAATAATTGTGGCAAAATTAATAGTGATATTATGTCTTGCCCATGTAATTCTCTTGCAGGCATGGCGAAATTGGAGGGAAGGCACAACATCAAATCTTATCAATCCCACCTTGAGAGCTATTGCAACATCTGAAATAATGCAATGCATCCATATAGGATTGCTATGCGTTCAAGAAAATGTAGGTGATAGACCAACCATGGCTTCCATCGTTCTCATGCTTAATAGTCATTCTATCACTTTATTGGTGCCCTCACGGCCTGCATATTTTATGCACACCACCGTTGAATCAAACATGTCATCAGACAAATCATTCCAAGCCTCAACAAATGAGGCTTCAATCAGTGAGTTATATCCTCGCTAGTGCTTGATGGAAGTAAAAAGAATTCTTCGTTCAAGTCTTTGGGAAATTCACTTGAGGTCCATTCAGCTTAAAGGGCTATGCAACAGGAGTTGAGAGTATTGGGTTTCAGGCCTGGACCCATGAGTCTATTCGATTGCCATTCACCATTACCTATACTGCCTATAACCCGTGCTATGggtaattttttcataaaaagtaTATGCACTCATGTATGGAATTGTTGGAAAGTTTTGGTctatttaactattttagcCACCTTAAAATCattcaaaatgttaaattttggtCATCGGAGAGataatattcttatttttaatgcactatttaacaatttttctttagtGTTAATGCTTATTATtgtcatttaaatatttgaGCTTAAGAAGGTTCCATTATAAAGTTTTATGTTTAACTATTCATCTTCTAATTGCCACACGCCCTTTTCAGTTTCACTATTTCAGACTTTCAATCTCTCTCATTTCTGCCTTCACTCTTAAACTGAAACTCTGAAAGTGACTGACCGACTTCAGCCACTCATTCACCACTTCACTGTTCACGCAGCCGGCAGCCA
This DNA window, taken from Alnus glutinosa chromosome 5, dhAlnGlut1.1, whole genome shotgun sequence, encodes the following:
- the LOC133868837 gene encoding cysteine-rich receptor-like protein kinase 26, with amino-acid sequence MHGHFSIKSVVFSFGVLVLEMVSGQKNSYFRIEKNLEDLLSYAWRNWREGTTSNLINPTLRAIATSEIMQCIHIGLLCVQENVGDRPTMASIVLMLNSHSITLLVPSRPAYFMHTTVESNMSSDKSFQASTNEASISELYPR